From a region of the Streptomyces sp. B21-083 genome:
- a CDS encoding cold-shock protein, which produces MAAGTVKWFNAEKGFGFIEQDGGGPDVFAHYSNISAQGFRELLEGQKVTFDIAQGQKGPTAENIVLA; this is translated from the coding sequence ATGGCTGCTGGCACCGTGAAGTGGTTCAACGCGGAAAAGGGTTTCGGATTCATCGAGCAGGATGGTGGCGGCCCTGACGTGTTCGCCCACTACTCGAACATCTCCGCCCAGGGCTTCCGCGAGCTGCTCGAAGGCCAGAAGGTCACCTTCGACATCGCGCAGGGCCAGAAGGGCCCGACGGCCGAGAACATCGTTCTTGCCTGA
- a CDS encoding NUDIX domain-containing protein, protein MAQRTTDDQPKALPPALESMTLLVAAVIVHDKATNRVVLLQRSQNAKFAQGMWDLPVGKSEPGEPVTETAVRELYEETGLMVKPESLKVAHIIHGAWGVEAPNGFLTVVFAAHEWTGEPENREPRKHAQVQWVDTDAIPEEFVDTTASALHRYLTDGPQVSLDGWR, encoded by the coding sequence GTGGCTCAGCGGACAACCGACGATCAGCCCAAAGCCCTACCGCCCGCCCTCGAATCCATGACCCTGCTGGTCGCCGCCGTCATCGTCCACGACAAGGCCACCAACCGGGTTGTGCTCCTCCAGCGGAGTCAGAACGCCAAGTTCGCCCAGGGCATGTGGGACCTCCCCGTCGGCAAGAGCGAACCCGGCGAGCCTGTCACCGAGACTGCAGTACGGGAGCTGTACGAGGAGACCGGGCTGATGGTGAAACCGGAGTCCCTGAAGGTCGCTCACATCATCCACGGTGCCTGGGGCGTTGAAGCTCCCAACGGCTTTCTCACAGTAGTCTTCGCCGCTCACGAATGGACCGGCGAACCCGAAAACCGCGAACCGCGTAAACATGCACAGGTCCAATGGGTCGATACCGATGCGATCCCCGAAGAGTTCGTGGACACCACTGCCAGCGCCCTCCACCGGTACCTAACCGACGGTCCCCAGGTGTCGCTGGACGGGTGGCGTTAG
- a CDS encoding GntR family transcriptional regulator, protein MSTEPPLYLRVADELRARIESGELLPGTRLPSVSEISAQYGGSNPIATGAYKVLVDDGLVVSRHGAGHYVRSNETPELLVRRHRRRSEDSPFAQGAAEQGAVGTWRHESTTETATASVAGRLDLEPGEPVMHTSYTYLADERPVQIAESWEPLAVTGRSLIALPEVGPYAGIGVAARMRVIGIEVGDPVEKVRARLAARQEAQGLGMTPPGPVLAIERTYYDQATGRPVETADVVMRGDRWVAEYGQAPHGG, encoded by the coding sequence GTGAGCACGGAGCCGCCGCTGTACCTGCGCGTAGCCGACGAGCTGCGCGCCCGCATCGAATCCGGCGAACTACTGCCCGGCACCCGCCTGCCATCGGTCTCGGAGATCTCAGCCCAGTACGGAGGCAGCAACCCCATCGCCACCGGCGCCTACAAGGTCCTCGTTGACGACGGCTTGGTGGTGTCCCGGCACGGCGCCGGCCATTACGTCCGCAGCAACGAGACACCCGAACTGCTCGTGCGTCGCCACCGCCGCCGCTCCGAGGACAGCCCCTTCGCCCAAGGCGCGGCCGAGCAGGGAGCCGTCGGCACCTGGAGGCATGAGTCCACCACCGAGACGGCCACCGCCAGCGTGGCCGGCCGCCTCGACCTCGAACCGGGCGAGCCCGTGATGCACACCTCGTACACCTATCTCGCCGACGAACGGCCCGTGCAGATTGCCGAGTCGTGGGAGCCGCTCGCCGTCACCGGCCGGTCCCTGATCGCTCTGCCCGAGGTCGGCCCCTACGCCGGGATCGGTGTGGCCGCGCGCATGCGGGTCATCGGCATCGAGGTAGGTGACCCTGTGGAGAAGGTCCGTGCCCGGTTGGCGGCCCGGCAGGAGGCGCAGGGGTTGGGCATGACGCCGCCCGGCCCGGTGCTGGCGATCGAGCGGACCTATTACGACCAGGCCACCGGACGCCCGGTGGAGACGGCGGATGTCGTGATGCGTGGCGACCGGTGGGTGGCCGAGTACGGGCAAGCCCCGCACGGTGGCTGA
- a CDS encoding tetratricopeptide repeat protein, whose translation MAAPRDPNSRLRDTIAATGCTYEALARDVRRIAAENGEILQTNKSAVSHWANGTRQPTGRTGQYLAEALSRRTGRIITQTEIGLRAQDGEESADGDPVLAATDLGRADVERRRFLAVAAFTTAGVAMPLAHDHEATTRMLRARTGTSVVGAEDVDVVRQITAAFSAADERLGGGHGLTTVTAYLADTAAPMLRGRYASEALRRAAFGAVAELVYLAGWKHHDLGQEGAAQRYYQVGYQLAWEADPHGHAAWMMRALAHQALSLKQPHHCVDLVEGALVRGLGHVDGQTEALLHITHARAFAAVGERPAAARALLAAEDALLRDDLPQPSYSRVSGPAAGTVASHTARTLTALADHIGTEQQHRDALIRWDPEKYKRVHALTYADLGDSLAAQARADEAVAVWGQALTLMEGMTSDRTRKAITSVRSTLSIYQRRKVPGAGELARRAREALA comes from the coding sequence GTGGCAGCGCCGAGAGACCCCAACTCCCGCCTGCGCGACACCATTGCCGCGACCGGCTGCACCTACGAGGCACTGGCGAGAGACGTCCGGCGCATCGCGGCCGAGAACGGCGAGATCCTCCAGACGAACAAGTCGGCTGTCTCCCACTGGGCCAACGGCACCCGCCAGCCCACCGGACGGACCGGCCAGTACCTCGCCGAAGCCTTGTCACGCCGAACGGGCCGCATCATCACCCAGACCGAGATCGGCCTACGCGCACAAGATGGCGAGGAGTCGGCCGACGGGGATCCTGTCCTGGCCGCAACTGACCTCGGTCGGGCTGATGTTGAGCGCCGCCGCTTCCTCGCGGTGGCCGCCTTCACCACTGCCGGCGTCGCCATGCCGCTCGCCCACGATCACGAGGCCACCACGCGCATGCTCCGCGCCCGCACCGGCACGTCCGTGGTCGGAGCAGAGGACGTGGACGTCGTACGGCAGATCACTGCGGCTTTCAGCGCGGCCGACGAACGCCTCGGCGGCGGCCACGGCCTGACCACGGTCACCGCCTACCTCGCCGACACCGCCGCGCCCATGCTCCGGGGCCGCTACGCGAGCGAAGCTCTACGGCGGGCAGCCTTCGGCGCCGTGGCCGAACTCGTCTACCTGGCAGGGTGGAAGCACCACGACCTCGGCCAAGAGGGCGCCGCCCAGCGCTACTACCAGGTCGGCTACCAGCTCGCCTGGGAAGCCGACCCGCACGGCCACGCCGCCTGGATGATGCGGGCCCTCGCCCACCAGGCCCTCAGCCTCAAGCAGCCCCACCACTGCGTCGACCTCGTCGAAGGCGCGCTCGTCCGCGGTCTCGGGCACGTCGACGGCCAGACCGAAGCCCTCCTCCACATCACCCACGCCCGCGCCTTCGCAGCCGTCGGCGAGAGGCCCGCAGCGGCCCGCGCCCTGCTCGCCGCCGAAGACGCCCTCCTGCGCGACGACCTTCCTCAGCCCAGCTACTCCCGCGTCAGTGGCCCCGCCGCCGGCACGGTCGCCAGCCACACCGCCCGCACACTCACCGCCCTCGCCGACCACATCGGCACCGAGCAACAGCACCGAGACGCTCTGATCCGTTGGGACCCCGAGAAATACAAGCGAGTCCACGCCCTCACCTACGCCGACCTCGGCGACAGTCTCGCCGCCCAGGCTCGCGCCGATGAGGCCGTCGCCGTCTGGGGCCAGGCCCTGACCCTCATGGAAGGCATGACCTCCGACCGCACCCGCAAAGCCATCACCTCGGTCCGCTCCACCCTTTCCATCTACCAGCGCCGCAAAGTGCCCGGAGCGGGCGAACTCGCCCGCCGCGCACGCGAAGCGCTGGCCTAA
- a CDS encoding helix-turn-helix domain-containing protein — protein sequence MRTDHPTIPGLGGVSPKAVWDAFHPPRLTQARHLAGMTKKDVAQGIGVSPAAVGQYETGSSKPRPDLLPRLADVLEVPIEFFLAGRPIGKLDTSMAYFRSLRSTSGAQRSRALGLAGQVWELTFALERRVQLPLVNLPGFTGGEVHPGTDLPSAAREAAQELRAYWNLGRGPVKHLVRQLETHGIVVSVPPEADETATRIDAFATSGLPRPLMVLTHNRADDVYRHRFSAAHELGHLVLHSSSAGDNQQEREADAFAAEFLTPRASILPLLPRRMDLAQLADLSRTWGVSVKSLIYRCRELGLASDATASRAYQRLNALSDQPGFSPEPVARFPGEQSILLQRAFELAQKSQGLTIRELAKELAWKPERVREILGFRESRPILRLVD from the coding sequence ATGAGAACTGATCATCCAACGATCCCCGGCCTTGGTGGGGTGTCCCCCAAGGCCGTCTGGGATGCGTTCCACCCGCCTCGCCTCACACAAGCCCGCCATCTAGCAGGCATGACCAAGAAGGACGTTGCCCAGGGCATCGGCGTATCTCCTGCCGCTGTCGGACAGTACGAGACGGGCAGTAGTAAACCGCGGCCAGATCTTCTGCCTCGGTTGGCTGATGTCCTAGAAGTCCCGATCGAGTTCTTCCTCGCGGGTAGGCCGATTGGGAAGCTGGACACCTCCATGGCTTATTTTCGCTCGTTGCGGTCTACGAGCGGGGCGCAGAGGAGTCGGGCACTCGGCCTCGCAGGGCAGGTATGGGAGTTGACTTTTGCCCTGGAACGTCGCGTTCAACTACCTCTTGTCAATCTTCCTGGATTCACTGGTGGCGAAGTGCACCCGGGGACCGATTTGCCTTCTGCCGCCAGAGAAGCCGCGCAAGAACTTCGCGCGTATTGGAACCTCGGTCGGGGCCCCGTCAAGCACTTGGTACGACAACTGGAGACTCATGGAATCGTAGTCTCCGTTCCACCCGAGGCCGATGAAACTGCAACTAGAATTGACGCATTTGCAACTTCGGGCCTACCTCGCCCGCTTATGGTACTAACCCATAATCGCGCAGATGATGTGTACAGGCACCGGTTCAGTGCAGCGCACGAGTTGGGTCACCTGGTCCTACATTCCTCCTCCGCTGGAGACAACCAACAAGAGCGAGAGGCTGACGCTTTCGCGGCCGAATTTCTCACCCCACGAGCCAGCATCCTCCCCCTCCTTCCACGCAGAATGGACCTAGCGCAACTCGCTGACTTGTCACGCACCTGGGGCGTCTCAGTCAAATCCCTGATCTATAGATGTCGTGAGCTTGGCCTTGCATCGGATGCCACTGCAAGTCGCGCCTACCAAAGGCTGAATGCTCTGTCTGACCAGCCAGGTTTCTCACCGGAACCTGTGGCGCGATTTCCTGGCGAGCAATCAATCCTGCTCCAACGAGCCTTCGAGCTCGCGCAGAAAAGTCAAGGGCTGACAATTCGAGAATTGGCGAAGGAGTTGGCCTGGAAGCCAGAACGGGTCCGGGAGATTCTCGGATTCCGAGAGTCTCGGCCAATTCTTCGCCTGGTCGATTGA
- a CDS encoding helix-turn-helix domain-containing protein: MTADDSLGRLDDDDYPAYTMGRAAEMLGTTPGFLRALGEARLITPLRSEGGHRRYSRYQLRIAARARELVDRGTPIEAACRIIILEDQLEEAQRINAEYRRADTSSNPSAAN, translated from the coding sequence ATGACAGCAGACGACTCGCTGGGCCGTCTTGACGACGACGACTACCCCGCCTACACGATGGGCCGGGCCGCCGAGATGCTCGGTACCACTCCCGGGTTCCTCCGGGCCCTCGGCGAAGCGCGACTGATCACGCCACTGCGCTCCGAGGGCGGACACCGCCGCTACTCCCGCTACCAACTGCGCATCGCGGCCCGCGCGCGTGAGCTCGTCGACCGTGGCACCCCGATCGAGGCCGCCTGCCGGATCATCATCCTTGAGGACCAGCTCGAAGAAGCCCAGCGCATCAACGCCGAATACCGGCGTGCCGACACATCGTCCAATCCGTCGGCGGCGAACTGA
- a CDS encoding cold-shock protein: MATGTVKWFNAEKGFGFIAQDGGGPDVFAHYSAINSSGFRELQEGQAVTFDVVQGQKGPQAENITTA; this comes from the coding sequence ATGGCTACGGGAACTGTGAAGTGGTTCAACGCGGAGAAGGGCTTCGGCTTCATCGCCCAGGACGGCGGCGGTCCGGACGTCTTCGCGCACTACTCCGCGATCAACTCCTCGGGCTTCCGTGAGCTCCAGGAGGGCCAGGCCGTGACGTTCGACGTCGTCCAGGGCCAGAAGGGCCCCCAGGCGGAGAACATCACCACCGCCTGA
- a CDS encoding TIGR02391 family protein, translating into MSIDIPWARNELDQFLQLTELYRPTDPPGVLTVSSRLSNRGSQADIVASAHVVEQILDRALPHWRTEVPSKNNSTVNRWWQHRETAQRALAALQRDEEVRARLGDDAPQVSAATMHPWAWEGARALWRSGHFREAVTAAVRKVNAETQNKIGRRDASETKLFQSAFSLNAPKPDEPRLRLMEDDGSDTFRSLHRGAMAFAEGCYAGIRNPNSHEDGLPELPGHEALEQLAAFSVLARWVDVSSVLST; encoded by the coding sequence ATGAGTATCGATATCCCCTGGGCGCGCAATGAGTTGGACCAGTTCCTGCAACTGACCGAGTTGTACAGGCCAACGGACCCTCCGGGCGTACTCACGGTCAGCAGCCGACTTTCCAACCGCGGTTCCCAGGCTGACATCGTGGCCAGCGCTCACGTGGTGGAACAGATCCTGGACCGCGCCTTGCCGCACTGGCGTACTGAGGTTCCGAGCAAGAACAACAGCACTGTGAACCGCTGGTGGCAACACAGGGAGACCGCACAACGAGCGCTCGCCGCCCTCCAGAGGGACGAAGAGGTCAGAGCCCGCCTCGGTGATGACGCTCCCCAGGTGAGCGCGGCCACCATGCATCCATGGGCATGGGAAGGGGCTCGCGCGCTGTGGCGCAGCGGGCACTTCCGGGAGGCGGTGACAGCAGCTGTACGGAAGGTCAACGCCGAGACGCAGAACAAGATTGGCCGCCGGGATGCCAGCGAGACCAAGCTCTTCCAGAGCGCCTTTTCGCTGAACGCCCCCAAGCCCGACGAACCCCGCCTACGACTCATGGAAGACGACGGCAGCGACACCTTCCGCAGCCTCCACCGGGGAGCTATGGCCTTCGCCGAGGGCTGCTACGCCGGCATCCGCAATCCGAACAGCCACGAGGACGGCCTCCCCGAGCTTCCAGGGCATGAGGCGCTTGAGCAACTCGCGGCGTTCAGCGTGCTCGCCCGCTGGGTGGACGTGTCGAGCGTGCTCTCGACCTGA
- a CDS encoding DUF3618 domain-containing protein gives MTKDKSQQGAEATPSPEELRTRVEATREKLGETVEALAAKADVKARAQEKTTAVRQQVAEKSAQVGAQLRDKATHAAHAVQDRTPEPVRAKAVTAGEQVRDKAVHVAELARDKAPEPVREKAGQGMRAARANRAPLLAAGVIVALLMVRRSRRHR, from the coding sequence ATGACCAAGGACAAGTCGCAGCAGGGTGCTGAGGCAACACCGTCTCCCGAGGAACTACGGACGCGGGTGGAGGCGACACGCGAGAAGCTCGGCGAGACGGTCGAGGCCCTCGCCGCGAAGGCCGACGTCAAGGCCCGGGCCCAGGAGAAGACGACGGCCGTCAGGCAGCAGGTCGCCGAGAAGTCCGCCCAGGTCGGGGCCCAGCTGCGGGACAAGGCGACGCACGCGGCCCACGCCGTGCAGGACAGGACCCCCGAACCCGTGCGCGCCAAGGCGGTGACGGCCGGCGAGCAGGTCCGCGACAAGGCCGTGCACGTCGCTGAACTGGCCCGGGACAAGGCCCCGGAGCCGGTACGGGAGAAGGCCGGCCAGGGGATGCGTGCGGCGCGCGCCAATCGCGCCCCGCTGCTCGCCGCCGGAGTGATCGTCGCGCTGCTCATGGTGCGCCGGTCGAGGAGGCACCGATGA
- a CDS encoding DUF4235 domain-containing protein, which produces MKGSKIAYKPVGMAVGALGGVLAGAVFKQAWKRLAHEDDAPDATDEFRSWREILLAAVVQGAIFAGVKAAVDRGGATAVRRLTGTWPG; this is translated from the coding sequence ATGAAGGGCTCGAAGATCGCCTACAAGCCGGTCGGCATGGCCGTGGGCGCCCTCGGTGGTGTCCTGGCCGGGGCAGTGTTCAAGCAGGCCTGGAAGCGGCTCGCGCACGAGGACGACGCCCCTGACGCCACGGACGAGTTCCGCAGCTGGCGCGAGATCCTCCTGGCAGCCGTCGTACAGGGCGCGATCTTCGCCGGCGTCAAGGCGGCCGTCGACCGCGGCGGCGCCACCGCCGTCCGGCGCCTGACGGGTACCTGGCCGGGGTGA
- a CDS encoding SCO5918 family protein: MRCVIARFPFDLTKSGVLESMKGVKPLPVTGESVVIGRRRYPVKQVGQVVTRQDPRDFSAGEVVRAMTRLGFTCGTPPQAEPVRVESPFEQASALLGTPVAV, encoded by the coding sequence ATGCGCTGTGTCATCGCACGCTTCCCGTTCGACCTGACCAAGAGCGGCGTACTGGAGTCGATGAAGGGCGTCAAACCCCTGCCGGTCACCGGTGAGTCCGTGGTCATCGGGCGACGCCGCTACCCCGTCAAGCAGGTGGGCCAGGTCGTCACCCGTCAGGACCCCCGCGATTTCAGCGCGGGCGAAGTCGTACGGGCCATGACCCGGCTCGGCTTCACCTGCGGGACTCCGCCGCAGGCCGAGCCGGTACGTGTGGAGAGCCCGTTCGAGCAGGCTTCGGCGCTGCTCGGGACTCCCGTGGCCGTCTGA
- a CDS encoding DEAD/DEAH box helicase, with amino-acid sequence MNRTRTNDRFSRTRSGGAASGRSGGRSGAPTANRSGGQSRSGGQGRSGGGYGRRPAAPQGEFALPETITPALPAVEGFAELDMPKELLAALGSQGVTVPFPIQGATLPNSLAGRDVLGRGRTGSGKTLAFGLALLARTVGQRAEARQPLGLVLVPTRELAQQVTDALTPYARAVRLRLATVVGGMPIGRQASALRGGAEIVVATPGRLKDLIDRGDCRLNQVSITVLDEADQMADMGFMPQVTALLDQVRPEGQRMLFSATLDRNVDLLVRRYLTDPVVHSVDPSAGAVTTMEHHVLHVHGADKHAATTEIAARDGRVIMFLDTKHAVDRLTEHLLNSGVRAAALHGGKSQPQRTRTLAQFKTGHVNVLVATNVAARGIHVDNLDLVVNVDPPTDHKDYLHRGGRTARAGESGSVVTLVTPNQRRDMTRLMMAAGISPLTTQVRSGEEALQRITGAQAPSGVPVVITAPVAERAKKRGTSRGRRHPASAARRASVRQTGAAAA; translated from the coding sequence ATGAACCGCACACGTACGAACGACCGTTTCTCCCGCACCCGCAGCGGCGGTGCCGCTTCCGGACGGAGTGGCGGCCGATCGGGCGCGCCGACCGCGAACCGGTCCGGCGGACAGAGCCGTTCCGGCGGCCAGGGCCGTTCCGGCGGCGGTTACGGCCGCCGGCCCGCCGCGCCGCAGGGTGAGTTCGCTCTCCCCGAGACGATCACCCCCGCGCTTCCCGCCGTCGAGGGCTTCGCCGAGCTCGACATGCCCAAGGAGCTGCTGGCCGCGCTCGGTTCGCAGGGCGTGACCGTGCCCTTCCCGATCCAGGGCGCGACCCTGCCGAACTCCCTGGCCGGCCGTGACGTACTGGGCCGTGGCCGCACCGGCTCCGGCAAGACCCTCGCCTTCGGGCTGGCGCTGCTGGCCCGTACGGTCGGGCAGCGCGCCGAGGCCAGGCAGCCGCTGGGTCTGGTCCTCGTACCGACGCGTGAGCTGGCGCAGCAGGTCACCGACGCGCTCACCCCGTACGCCCGCGCCGTGCGGCTTCGGCTGGCCACGGTGGTGGGCGGGATGCCGATCGGCAGGCAGGCCAGCGCGCTGCGCGGCGGGGCCGAGATCGTCGTCGCCACGCCCGGACGCCTCAAGGACCTCATCGACCGCGGCGACTGCCGGCTGAACCAGGTCTCCATCACCGTCCTCGACGAGGCCGACCAGATGGCCGACATGGGCTTCATGCCGCAGGTCACCGCCCTGCTCGACCAGGTGCGTCCCGAGGGTCAGCGGATGCTGTTCTCCGCCACCCTCGACCGCAACGTCGACCTGCTCGTGCGCCGCTACCTGACCGACCCGGTCGTGCACTCCGTCGACCCGTCGGCCGGTGCGGTCACGACGATGGAGCACCACGTGCTGCACGTCCACGGCGCCGACAAGCACGCGGCCACCACCGAGATCGCCGCCCGTGACGGCCGCGTGATCATGTTCCTCGACACCAAGCACGCCGTCGACCGTCTCACCGAGCACCTCCTCAACAGCGGGGTACGGGCTGCCGCCCTGCACGGCGGGAAGTCGCAGCCGCAGCGCACCCGGACACTGGCGCAGTTCAAGACCGGGCACGTCAACGTGCTGGTGGCGACGAACGTCGCGGCGCGTGGCATCCACGTCGACAACCTCGACCTCGTCGTCAACGTCGACCCGCCGACCGACCACAAGGACTACCTCCACCGTGGTGGCAGGACCGCCCGCGCCGGCGAGTCCGGCAGCGTCGTGACCCTGGTCACCCCGAACCAGCGCCGCGACATGACCCGCCTGATGATGGCGGCCGGCATCAGCCCGCTGACCACCCAGGTCCGCTCGGGCGAAGAGGCCCTGCAGCGCATCACCGGCGCCCAGGCGCCGTCGGGTGTCCCGGTCGTCATCACCGCACCGGTGGCCGAACGCGCCAAGAAGCGCGGCACCTCGCGCGGCCGGCGCCACCCCGCCTCGGCGGCCCGCCGCGCGTCAGTACGGCAGACCGGCGCCGCTGCGGCGTAA